One window of the Puniceicoccus vermicola genome contains the following:
- a CDS encoding ATP-binding cassette domain-containing protein → MSLEVKGLGKRYGRQWVLRDIDWCPEPGTISALIGMNGAGKTTLLNLLAGLYVGSCGEVRLAGFPLRRHQVALRRKLFFIPDIR, encoded by the coding sequence ATGTCTCTGGAAGTAAAAGGACTCGGCAAGCGATACGGAAGGCAATGGGTTCTTCGCGATATCGACTGGTGCCCTGAACCCGGAACGATCTCGGCACTCATTGGAATGAATGGGGCAGGGAAAACCACGCTGTTAAATCTATTGGCTGGTTTGTACGTGGGCAGTTGTGGGGAAGTTCGTCTCGCCGGTTTCCCTTTGCGTCGTCATCAGGTAGCCCTGAGGCGGAAGCTGTTTTTTATTCCCGATATCCGGTAG
- a CDS encoding RidA family protein, translated as MSAEKILESGEFSLPPAPNPVGSYVPFVRTGNLIFVSGALPLNEDGLTHKGKVGRDYSVEEAAVAAKQCALNLVAVLRSAVGNLDRIGRVVSLTGYINSVEDFEEAAAVMNGASDTIVKIFGDTGRHSRAAVSVNGLPKGAAVEVAGVFELG; from the coding sequence ATGAGCGCGGAGAAGATCCTTGAATCCGGTGAGTTCTCTCTGCCTCCGGCGCCGAATCCGGTGGGTTCCTACGTGCCCTTTGTCCGGACCGGAAATCTCATCTTTGTCTCGGGGGCCTTGCCGCTGAATGAAGACGGCCTGACCCATAAAGGCAAAGTGGGCCGGGACTATTCGGTGGAGGAAGCCGCGGTCGCGGCTAAGCAATGCGCCTTGAATCTCGTGGCCGTGTTGCGGAGTGCCGTGGGCAATCTCGACCGGATTGGCCGGGTCGTTTCGCTGACGGGCTACATCAATTCAGTCGAAGATTTCGAAGAGGCCGCGGCGGTGATGAACGGAGCCTCCGATACGATCGTAAAGATTTTCGGGGACACGGGCCGTCATTCGCGGGCCGCAGTTTCCGTGAATGGACTGCCGAAAGGGGCGGCCGTCGAAGTCGCCGGCGTCTTTGAACTCGGTTGA
- a CDS encoding TonB-dependent receptor: MENKPTENKTLTTNRKALTVNLDNSLYGTFAEIGAGQEVSRHFFVAGGAAGTIAKSMSAYDMKFSDEIYGKATRYVSRDRLIQMMDHEYRLLDERLKEDRGSETRFFVFANTVSARNFRGTNECHGWMGLRVQMAPGEKPNDIILHVRMLDDSNILQQDALGVFGVNMIYGGLFLHEEPDDFIESLRDNLEGNRIEVDMIEFNGDSFTHHDNRILSLKLVEAGLTNAVMFASGNAILQPSEILHKKALLVERGSFRPVTKVNIDMLESAGAQFLQQPKVQDAKVEVAMEITMKTLTEEGNIDYDDFLHRTDIINSLGCSVIVSNYFEFFRLAAYFRRYTPMPIGIVLGINTLTQILDEKYYENLDGGILEAFGRLFKEDVKLYIYPMNASGYKAYKNKVDSATFFSQTAASEIGKDVLITAENLRVADNIKGLYSYLLENGFIEPIRSHSVDNMNILSRFVIEKIEKGDPSWRELVPEPVAAYITEHNLWDVNDAEEKAKS, encoded by the coding sequence ATGGAAAACAAGCCTACCGAAAACAAAACTCTCACGACGAACCGCAAAGCTCTGACCGTCAATCTGGACAATTCCCTCTACGGGACCTTTGCCGAGATCGGTGCCGGGCAGGAAGTTTCCCGTCATTTCTTTGTCGCAGGCGGAGCCGCCGGGACGATCGCCAAGAGCATGTCGGCCTACGACATGAAGTTCAGTGACGAGATTTACGGGAAGGCCACGCGCTACGTTTCCCGTGATCGCCTGATCCAGATGATGGATCATGAGTATCGGCTTCTCGACGAGCGGCTCAAGGAAGACCGGGGCTCGGAGACGCGCTTCTTTGTTTTCGCCAACACCGTTTCGGCCCGCAACTTCCGCGGAACGAATGAGTGTCACGGCTGGATGGGGCTGCGGGTGCAGATGGCGCCCGGCGAAAAGCCGAACGACATCATCCTCCACGTGCGGATGCTCGACGATTCCAACATTCTCCAGCAGGACGCGCTCGGGGTGTTTGGGGTGAACATGATCTACGGCGGTCTCTTCCTCCACGAAGAGCCGGACGATTTCATTGAATCGCTGCGGGATAATCTCGAGGGCAACCGGATCGAAGTCGACATGATCGAGTTCAACGGCGACTCCTTCACCCATCACGACAATCGGATTCTCAGTTTGAAGCTTGTCGAAGCGGGCCTGACCAACGCGGTGATGTTTGCCTCGGGCAATGCCATTCTCCAGCCCTCGGAAATTCTTCACAAGAAGGCGCTCCTCGTCGAGCGCGGGAGCTTCCGCCCGGTGACGAAGGTGAACATCGACATGCTCGAAAGCGCCGGGGCGCAGTTTCTGCAGCAGCCGAAGGTGCAGGATGCGAAGGTCGAGGTCGCGATGGAGATCACAATGAAGACCCTGACCGAAGAGGGGAACATCGATTACGACGATTTCCTCCACCGCACGGATATTATCAACAGTCTCGGGTGCTCGGTCATCGTCTCCAATTATTTTGAGTTCTTCCGGCTCGCGGCCTACTTCCGGCGCTACACGCCGATGCCGATCGGGATTGTTCTCGGGATCAATACGCTGACCCAGATCCTCGACGAGAAGTATTACGAAAACCTCGATGGAGGGATTCTCGAGGCCTTCGGGCGACTCTTCAAGGAAGACGTGAAGCTCTACATCTATCCAATGAATGCGTCGGGGTATAAGGCTTACAAAAACAAGGTGGATTCGGCGACCTTCTTCTCGCAGACGGCGGCATCGGAGATCGGGAAGGATGTACTGATCACCGCCGAGAATCTGCGCGTGGCCGACAACATCAAGGGCCTGTACAGCTACCTCCTTGAGAACGGATTCATCGAGCCGATCCGGAGTCATTCGGTCGACAACATGAACATTCTCTCCCGTTTCGTGATCGAGAAGATTGAGAAGGGTGATCCCTCTTGGCGTGAGCTTGTTCCCGAGCCGGTCGCCGCCTACATCACTGAACACAACCTGTGGGACGTGAATGACGCCGAAGAGAAGGCGAAATCATGA
- a CDS encoding MFS transporter encodes MKIDGVRRLSPRFPFDPARVPFFYGWIVAAVGTLSMIATVPATPPGFAPFVDPMMGELSVSRAALTFSFTVGTIGAGLLIPFAGFWIDRMGVRIAATFSFLCLGLAMALLSEPLFYTGILERIGLSHRHASIFFLFVVFFSLRFWGLGMIMTTCRSMIFRWFVRWRSLIAGLNGMILSLSFSSAPVLLEGLVILYGWKGTWWILAGGVGVGFAVISVFFFRDSPEACGIPVRRGEEEGDLDPESTGPGPILHRDYTAFEAARTPAFWLMASGLAMNAFIGTGTAFHMVSVGAEMGDLPRDDALHILLYVGIFNVLTSLTLGFVAEKIRLRYLLFFMMACQTVSSLGLLNFRSDLGFWAFALGSGCAWGTFGILVNVPWPRFFGRKHLGSINGIVTGVVVVFSALGPYAFGLSYEITGSYQSTVFGCLCLTPLLALLGLLARNPRRLSPINHS; translated from the coding sequence ATGAAAATTGACGGAGTGCGCCGGCTGAGCCCGCGCTTCCCTTTCGATCCGGCCCGCGTTCCGTTTTTCTACGGATGGATCGTCGCGGCGGTCGGCACCTTGAGCATGATCGCGACGGTGCCGGCGACACCGCCGGGATTTGCGCCCTTTGTCGATCCGATGATGGGGGAGCTCTCGGTGTCCCGGGCTGCGCTGACCTTTTCCTTTACGGTGGGAACGATCGGGGCGGGGTTGTTGATCCCGTTTGCGGGTTTCTGGATCGACCGGATGGGGGTGCGGATCGCGGCGACGTTCTCGTTTCTCTGTCTGGGGCTGGCGATGGCTTTGTTGAGCGAGCCTCTCTTTTACACCGGGATTTTGGAGCGGATCGGCCTCTCCCATCGGCACGCGAGTATTTTCTTTCTCTTTGTAGTCTTCTTCTCTCTCCGGTTCTGGGGGTTGGGGATGATCATGACGACCTGCCGCTCGATGATCTTTCGCTGGTTTGTGCGGTGGAGGAGCCTGATTGCCGGTCTGAACGGGATGATCCTCTCGCTCTCGTTTTCCAGTGCCCCGGTTCTCCTGGAGGGGTTGGTGATTCTCTATGGATGGAAGGGGACTTGGTGGATCCTCGCCGGGGGCGTCGGGGTCGGATTTGCGGTGATCAGCGTTTTCTTTTTCCGGGATTCTCCGGAGGCTTGTGGGATCCCCGTGCGACGGGGCGAAGAAGAAGGCGACCTGGATCCGGAGAGCACCGGGCCGGGGCCGATTCTGCATCGGGATTATACTGCCTTCGAGGCGGCGCGGACCCCGGCGTTTTGGCTCATGGCCTCCGGTTTGGCGATGAATGCCTTTATCGGAACGGGAACGGCCTTTCACATGGTTTCGGTCGGGGCGGAGATGGGCGATCTCCCGCGGGACGATGCTCTGCACATCCTCCTGTACGTGGGGATCTTCAATGTCTTGACCTCGTTGACGCTCGGGTTTGTCGCGGAAAAGATCCGTTTGCGCTACCTGCTTTTCTTCATGATGGCCTGCCAGACGGTGAGCTCTCTCGGGTTGCTCAATTTTCGCAGCGATCTTGGATTCTGGGCCTTCGCCCTCGGCAGCGGTTGTGCCTGGGGAACCTTCGGCATTCTCGTCAACGTTCCGTGGCCCCGGTTTTTCGGGAGGAAGCATCTCGGATCGATCAACGGAATTGTTACAGGGGTCGTGGTTGTCTTCAGCGCTTTGGGACCCTATGCCTTTGGACTTTCCTACGAAATCACAGGTTCCTATCAGTCTACGGTCTTCGGATGTCTTTGTTTGACCCCGTTGCTTGCACTGCTTGGACTATTGGCACGAAATCCGCGTCGACTCTCACCCATCAATCATTCCTGA
- a CDS encoding NAD-dependent epimerase/dehydratase family protein, protein MEGRILVTGASGFVGGAVCRALREKGFSVRGTGRRSRPSDLPAEVEYVAADLNDAAVVAELCAGVVAVVHMAAKAGVWGPREAYYQANVAATECLLESARGAGVQAFVFTSTPSVVFNGEAIQGGDESMPYGTEFPCFYPETKAEAERRVLAADGAGLRTLALRPHLIWGPGDPHLFPRVFERVDAGKLKIVGDGRNRVDLTYIDNVAAGHVAAVESLLAGRGGGRAYFLTQDEPVALWPFVNRVLEATGRAPVRKKISLKLALLAGTVCEGIWKIGRLGGEPPMTRFVAKELATDHWFSSAGAREVLGYEPVVSMEEGVERYLEALRNEN, encoded by the coding sequence ATGGAAGGGAGAATTCTGGTCACGGGGGCGAGTGGATTTGTCGGAGGCGCGGTTTGTCGGGCTTTGCGGGAGAAGGGGTTCTCGGTGCGGGGGACGGGGCGTCGCTCTCGCCCGTCGGATCTGCCCGCGGAGGTGGAGTACGTTGCGGCCGATCTGAACGATGCGGCTGTGGTGGCGGAACTTTGCGCCGGGGTTGTGGCAGTGGTGCACATGGCGGCCAAGGCGGGGGTTTGGGGGCCGCGCGAGGCGTATTATCAGGCCAATGTGGCGGCGACGGAATGTTTGCTCGAATCCGCTCGCGGGGCCGGAGTGCAGGCCTTCGTCTTTACGAGCACGCCGAGTGTGGTTTTCAATGGCGAGGCGATTCAAGGGGGCGACGAGTCGATGCCCTATGGCACGGAGTTTCCCTGTTTTTATCCGGAGACGAAGGCGGAGGCGGAGCGGCGGGTCCTGGCGGCCGACGGCGCGGGGTTGCGGACGTTGGCGCTGCGTCCGCATTTGATCTGGGGGCCGGGGGATCCGCATCTGTTTCCCCGGGTTTTCGAACGGGTCGATGCGGGGAAGTTGAAGATCGTCGGCGATGGACGGAATCGGGTGGACCTGACCTACATCGACAATGTGGCGGCGGGGCACGTGGCCGCGGTCGAGTCTCTGCTTGCGGGGCGCGGGGGCGGGCGAGCCTATTTTCTGACCCAGGACGAGCCGGTGGCGCTTTGGCCCTTTGTGAATCGGGTTCTGGAAGCGACGGGTCGTGCGCCGGTGAGGAAGAAGATTTCCCTGAAGCTCGCTCTCTTGGCCGGAACGGTTTGTGAGGGGATTTGGAAGATCGGGCGTTTGGGCGGAGAGCCTCCGATGACCCGGTTTGTGGCGAAAGAATTGGCCACGGATCATTGGTTTTCGAGTGCGGGGGCCCGGGAGGTTCTCGGGTATGAGCCGGTGGTTTCGATGGAAGAGGGCGTCGAACGGTACTTGGAGGCTTTGCGGAATGAAAATTGA